The sequence below is a genomic window from Lolium perenne isolate Kyuss_39 chromosome 7, Kyuss_2.0, whole genome shotgun sequence.
AAATGAAAAACATCTATTATATGCAAATCTCAAGTAGCACGATTAATATTCATTGTTACTACAGCTAGCAATACAACAGATAGTAATAGATTGCAGCTAGCAATACAACAGACAGTCAGCAGTAGTTTCAGATGGTAAACTCATGTATGCACTTACTTCCCAAAGCATACTATTAACCCATTATCCAGACATCCATACTCTCATGTATGCACTTACTTCTCGAAGCATACTATTAACCCATTATCCAGACATCCATACTTCCCAAAAGATGGTAAACATATAGTCAGCAGCAGTCGATCTGCTTGTTCACAGGCTTTTTTAAGACAGTAGTGAAACTAGGATTGAGAGATGAATAGGGTAATTTACCAACATCCACTATCCATATGACGGTTCTGAAGATAACAGATGAAGTGCAGCTATATCCTCCCTAAGAAATTTTATTTGCCTAGTATTTTGATCAATGTACACAGCCAGACTAATTCACACTTAGGCTTGCTGGTTGCTCTATTAAAACAGAGAGATCAACACTCCAACTTTTGAACGACCTGTTAAACCTGCTATGAAAAACACAAGGAAAACTTCCTGAACCTGCTCTAAGAAACACAAAGAAAACTGCTAGTAGCTCTTGTTTGTACCTTAGACTTAACCATGTATAACCTGATAAACATCTATACCACCAAATCAAGAACTGGAGGGGGACAAAAGCATGGCCGTGTTCAGTCTCTATAATTATGAAGCTTCATGCAACTGATTGTCATACTACAGCAGTAGGTAGCAAAATTATAAAATTTTCATAGCTCATACCAACCTTGCATTTCCAGGCCAAACAGAGAATGAATTTGACGACTTTCACTAGTAGTAACTATACTAAATAGACTAGCAGTTTTGGAGTACAAATGCCAAATCAGAGCAAAAGAGATACAAGAGAAAATTAGAAGAGAGGGGGCAAGCAATTCATAACTAAAAACTAAACTATGAGCTATATTTAGCCAAGACAAATTTAGTCTTAAGTGTTTAACAGTCACGTGCATTTCTCAAGGAAATTTGTAGTAATTCTGTGTACTGACCAGTAAAAACATGACAGATACTACTTAAAACTTCAGTTCGTTGAGAGTTTTCACAACACATTGAAGCAAGAAAAATTACATCAAGCAAGAGACAGAAAATATAGGAAGAGGTCAAGAAGATGGTGAGAAGTTGCTGCTAATGGCTCACCTTGGTGAGAAGGGCAGTGAGGGTAATGCTGTGAGCGCCTTCTTGCCAGTGCCGTAGACGACGTGGTGAGCTTGCCTTCTTGCCAATGCTGCAGACGACGTGGTGAGCTTACCGCCTTGCCGAAGGAGGGGGCAGTGGCGGAGACAGCGGTGGTGCAAGAAACCCTAGATTAAAGCAGGGTGTCAGGGACCGAGAGACCGAGGCTGGCGGCTCTGGGCAGTGCTGCAGGGGGGCGTGGCGGTAGTTACGGTAGCGGTTCAAGGCGGCAGCGCTGGAGGAAGGGGTGGCTAGAGAGGCGGCGAGCCGGCGGCCATGGGGAAAACTGGACTACATGAAGGAGGGGATTCGGCGGTCAGCACTCGCGTTGAACCCGCGGGTACCAGCCCGCTGTAAATTTTGCGGTTTGAGTCCAAACCGCACCGCTCCAGACCGCTCAGCTGTTCAGCCCACAACAATCAGGTCCGCTTTGCTGTAGCAGTAGCACCCATTTCAGCCCAATCGAACTGAGACCGAAGCAAAATCCGCCCCAAAATGCCCATTCACAACCGCACCATTCCCACCTTGAAACTTGCGTGATCAAGCCATTGGTCACAACATGAGCCTTGCCAATCTACCAGTAGTCGCCACAGGAGCAAACTCCATCCTGGAAATGGTGGAACCGAACAGGGTCCCTGATGATGATCACCTTGTCTTCACTCTTGGAGACGAGCTTCACGAATGAGTGACAGTCACCACAGATCCTAAGGTTCTTCATGATCCTTACAGGCTTCCCTTCCATTGAGTTCATTGTTCCAAATGCAACGGCAAGTTTCTCGCTGTGATATTTCAGCAGATCTTCCTTCTGCTCACTCTCAAGATCCTGCATCACAAACTCTGTCTGCGGGACGTAACCGAGGTCTGTGGCCCGCCTGATCAGCCGGTTCAGTTCCTGAACTATACCAGCGGAGCATGGGTGTGAAAATTCACCAGCAATAAACACATGGACCTGTTTCCCCAGCTCGATCCAGCTTCGCCCGGGCTCTTTCTTGGCCCCATGGTTTCGCATCGCCTTCCACGACTTCTCGGCATGTGACCATTGTCGCAAATCAGCGTATGTATTTGACAACAATATGCGCGCACCCTGGTCTTCGGGCTCAAGTTTAAGGATCTCTCTCGCTGCATATGCTGCAAGGTTGGCGTTTTTGTGCATCCTGCACGCCCCAAGAAGGGTCCTCCATATGACCAAGTCCGGCTCGAAGTTCATCTCGCTGATAAACTTCACCGCTTCGTCAAGCTTCCCTGCCCGGCCAAGGAGATCAACCATACAGTTGAAGTGTTCCCTCTCAGGCTGAATGTCAAAGAGCTTCTCCATCGACCTAAAGTAGTGCCAACCATCTTCCACCAAACCGGCATGGCTGCACGCAAACAGAACTCCAACCATGGTTATGCGGTTCGGCGCAGGCCCTTCGGACCGCATGAGGTCGAAAACTTtcagcgcctcggtgcttctccCGTTCTGCGCCAAACCGGAGACCATGGTACTCCATGAGATCACATCCCTAGCAGGCATTCTTCTGAACAAGGCGTCCGCATCTTGCAGGCTCCCGCACTTGCAGTACATGTCGAGAAGCGCATTGTGCAGGATCAAGTCCCTGTCGTACTTGAGCACGTGGGCGTGGACCTGCATTCCGACCTCGAGCATGACCATCCCGGTGCAGGCCCGGAGGACGCTGGTGAGGGTGCCCTGGTTGGCCGAGAAACCGGACCCCTTCATCCTCGTGAACAGCTCTACCGCCCCGACGCCGTCCCCGCTCTGCGCGAACCCCGCAATGATCGAGTTCCACACGACCAAATCGCGGGTCGCCATCTCGTCAAAGACGCTGCGGCCGCTGTGTAAATCCCTGAGCTTCATGTAGGCGTCGATGAGGGAGCTCCGCACGAACACGTCCGAGTCCAGCCCGACCTTGAGAATGCTCGCGTGCACGGCGGCGAGCACCCCGGGCGTGCCGCAGGCGCCAAGGACGCTCGAGTAGGTGTAGCTGTTGGGAGCCACTCCGTCCCTCTGCATGTCCACGAGAAACCTCAGCGCACCCTGCTTCCTCCCGCCGGCACTGGCCAGAGCTGAAATGACAGTTGTCCACGAGACGACGTTCCTCTCGGGCATTGTGCCGAACAGCTCGAGCGCGTCGTCGAGCAGGCCGAACTTGGCGTACATGGAGACGAGGGAGTTGGAGACGAAGAGGCTGGCGTGGGGCTCTCCTCCTGATCCATTGATGGCGGCGCTGGAGACGTGCTGGTGGATGAGGCGGCCGTCGCTGGCCGTGCCATGGCGGACGCAGAGCTTGATGAGGCGGCAGAGGGAGATGGGGTCCGCGCGGACGCCGGCCGCGGCGAGGTCCGGGAGCAGCGCGATCGCGGCGGGGAGGGGGCCATCGTCGCAGAGGCGGGAGAAGGTGGGGAGGAGAGGGTGAGGGCTGGAGTGGAGGCAGCGGCGACCTCGACGGCGACAAGGCCCGGCGAGACAGGACAGCCGTTTGAGCAGTGATCTCATTGGTCTCAAAATGTGTTCTTTCCGCCGGAGAAAACTGGGTGGTGGGAGCATATACTCCCTTTATTTTATAATGCATTTTAGATAAATTTAAAATAAAAAATTCGCACATACATGTGCTACTTGattacaaagtcgtttcatgaaaaatcaatTTATCGTATAATGTGTGTAAAAATGATAAAATTCGGTGCTAAAAATTCGGTATCATGGTAGAAAAAGTAGGTCGTATGTCTACTTGCTCATCTCTTAGAATCAGGATATACTACAGGCCGCTGATGAAAATGGCAAAGATTGGTTCTCTATAATGCTTTAAAATGATTTTAGGAGACTTGGTGGCAATATAAATCACAGGGTGTTACGGATATTTGACAACTCAACACATCAAACAAGTAATTTTTAAATGCCAAAAAGAACGGTAAGAACTAGCTTCTCTGAGGTTCTGCCCGCCACAAATTATTCTCACAATTTTTCAAAAGCTAGCTTCTCCGAAACTATAAGCCCCAAAAAAGGGCGTACAACACCTACCGACACGCGGTGGTGCTTGTCGGACATGCTATCCATGATCAACTAGTTAGGCCATCTTCAATGGGGCGCCGCAAATAAATGTGGACCCACATGCAGTCGAAAAATGTGTCTGCATCCAGGCCCAGCGGTCCGATGCAGAGTGATCGGGATATCCACGGAGACGCAAACACGGCACAAAATGCTTATGTGTCTGACTATTCCGCGGTTTTCGCTTTCGCGTCTGCGTCGCAGCCTTTAACATCAATGACGTCACCTTGTCTTCTGCACGCGCATCAGGCCTGGCAGGCTGCGGTACCTGTCGCCGAACCTCCGCGACGATCCTGCCTTCGCCGTGGACTCGATCTATGGCACACCTGGCGCGAGATCAAGGAGGAAGGCAGGTTTCCTCGGCAACCGAGAATACCGTTTCGACCAACATCCAGCGCCTGCGCGCCCGCATCCTCGCCAAACATGGTAGCCGTCGGCTCCTCCTTCGCCTCCTCGGGACAACGATGATGACGTGTTGGCCTACCACCACGAGGAGGCCAAGGACAACTCAGACGACTTCGTCGCCTGCGTCTTCCACTACTGGCAGGcagccatggcggagggccgaaAGTTCAACCTGCCGGTGACGATGACAAATGAGGAGATCGATaggctcggcgtcctcgtgtCGGAGGTGGACCGACCGATGCAGCTGCCGCTGCCCAAGTACGCCACCGACATCATGATGATATGCCTCATGGAGGAAGAGGCCCTAGAACGGGCGTTCAGAACTCGGCTACGCACccgcgccgcctccgcctccgtcgTTCAACCCGTGGGAAGCTCCACCTTcacctccaccaccggcggcACCGGCATATGTCACCGGAATTTGTCGTGCTTGATGACGACAAGGAGGGGGAGTAGAGCTAGGGTAGCAGGCGGTACATGCGCCCTTTAGCATtagttttttattttcatttatccACTATATAAATTATGTTTTATGTTGAAAGAATACAAACCCTAAAAAATGTGCGTAATGCCGCTGGAGGCACCCCGACACAAACGCACGCACGGTCGAATTCGACCATTTTGGCCGACGCAAATGGACGCGCGCGGCCACTTTGAGCGTCCAATTTGCGTCCCCCTATTGGAGAAGCCGAATACCGCCAAACCAGAGTAGGTACCAACCGTGTGTGTGCGTCAGCAAGTAGGGGCGCGTTTGGTTGCCTAGGCTGTATTCTTGCACCACTTCGCAAGGGAGAAGAATCCCCCTGTGCGTTTCAGACGGGCCACGAGCCAGCTTTGGCCCGTTGTTTGGTTGCCTGGGCCGACCATTTTTGCACCGGGTAGGGAAGCGAGGCTCCATTGTTTGGTTGTCTGCTTCCATCCCAACTTGCACACACGAAAACACGAATCAGCTGTTTGGTTGCACAAATCACAcatcattttcaagaacaagATCCTCATGATCATGACAATGAGGAAGACGATGATGTAAATTTGGCCTGACTCTGACGTATCTCCGGTGGTGCTCCTTGTAGAGCATGCAGTTCCTCCAGCGGTAGATGTGCTAAAGGCACTGGCTGATCGATGACCTGATCTGCCATGAACTCATCTTCCAGGAAGCTGACATACTCTTGTTGTGCCTACTCCAATGTTTCATATCCTATGTAGTTGTTGTTGGAGTAGCCACTGACTTGATCTTGACAGATCCTTCATGAGCTGTAGATTCCTCGAACCCGTCCGCGGAGCACCACATACCATTCGCACGGCATAAGAAGAACAGGTAATCGATCACAACCATGAAATTTTTTATAACAGAGCAATAGAACTACACAAGTGTTGACAGAAAATGATAAACTAACAGGGGCATGCATAATCATTCCAAAAGTGGATCACAAGTTCATCCTATACTACTATGGTATCATcctaccaccacaacaaaagtgggtgccatcctaacaccgcaagttcaccatcacctgaggggttagtatataccaaaAGGGAGCCGTCAAATGTCTTTCAACCCTAGCTACTACCAAAATGTACatcatcagcatcatcatcaAGGTCATCACCTCCGTGCATGCATCCCCTAAACCACCCCCTCAAGGGCACCACCACAACTTGCAGTGGTACTTGGCAagtgatgagcgcagattgcacaccgttggggaaccccaagaggaagttaTGATGAGCATAGTAGCAAGTTTTCTctctgtaagaaaccaaggtttaatcgaccactaggagaaaggcgtgatttctgaaggtgttgctagctgacttgtggcagggtgcactaccagcgtcagcaacaacgtggaacatatatgcacacaacacaaccaaaataatttgccccaacttacagtgaggttgtcaatctcactggttttgctgaacacaaaggattaaacgtatagtgtgaaaagatgatgtttgtttgcagtgaaattaaagagaacagttgtaatatcccaggtttaggggcaataaaatgagagaacaccaaagtgtgcattgcattcatgcatagaaaatccggggaattttcgcgctttcaaataaaacttaccacaataactgaagtttcacttgacttgctggaactgaagtagatcatcaagtcaagcgctataaacttctctgtgatctttgctaaaaccttattaTGGGTAGAGAtgctttgatctatggattagatcaaatgggattagatttacaacaacggacagggtgtttctacacccgggtgcatatgcaccctttatttgaaatgcatattaaacatattttaaaatgttagaaaaatacaaataaaaattccccgtgtataccttgacatattacatgcttacaaagttgtttcagcaaaaaccgatatGTTTCGTGCCTTGTGCAAAAAAAGACAAATCTTTGgtgctaaaatagtctattttttgaggcattatttgtcttttttacacagggtagaaaaattgttggttttatgtgaaactttacgtgcacacatagaacatgtccctctatatgctaaatttttttactaaattttttatgttttaaaaatatgttttatacataccgggtgcatatgcacccgagaTCAGATTTGGTTTTccgtacaacaacacattctttaagaatcaaactctaacttattaacacttgaaagtagcaactacctttgtgtgtaatttaatccaCTTATAAATAAGTTAAACCACAGGGTTTAaaatgcataaaagccacacattctcatttaaatcataacttattaagtatatggaatatcataaaactaaatccatttacattacgaattatagttcaaactatttgaataaaactaactatgagtattttgaaactcatatgatcatgccttggtgaaatcaaacaccaactatccaaatttgaggaataaccttcaaccttgatcttttgatcaatattataatataaatccaatccaatatgatatagtgactcatccaaaataataaaaccatccacaagatatttagtagcaaatgccacttggctattcaGAAATAAATCAtaggagaggataatgatctatgccacatgggatgaaaatatctacatgacttactttccaagctttgccacctcatgctcaaaggattgctatggataagggcatgacaaccaagcaccttagtcatctaaccaacacaagagtcaccacctatgtgtcatgatgctagagcttgcccaagcctataaatagagccacacccttcatccatttgctcatcaagtaccatgatacatgggaacaaacacatagagccactccatgtgaattagctagggtcaagatgaagaagctaggaggtggaggcataccacaagatgcaggtttatcagatttcctgaagaacaagctacagaatattgcaaggtagaatccctaggcaaaccatatatttagaggatcatatcatcatatcttgagtaggaccttaggctattacaagacatttagaagtgagagagattatagatgctaaccatagccatgtctatcctaaagaattttagagtagtattacatcttacttgtttaaaccaacctttaatcttgtagataagagccatgttccattagtgaaacataaccaaagcttatgctcatattctaatcctagttatgtatcacattggtgatcactacttaaaccctaaactacatttgaattccaacccatggattaacttggattataattagaaccctgccatacctcatgcctatttatacttcaatttagtgaagcttatgcaaaaccctaaacctttcaagtaaaattcacaccacatagaatattatgtcctaacttgtgtatcatggatcacaagtataaaccaatccatatacacttataaactaaatgccatttggtgagtagagtgaaacaaacattcaattctattcggctttccaagtacttgctttgggaaccaaatgaaatagtattttataaaatagaatcaccacaaGAGCAATTGAATTAACTATGAGAATTGTAGGATTCATCCTAAATAATTTAAGTCAAAGCTTGATTGATGATTATAGAGGTTATATCACCACTCTTCTTAAACTCTTCTTAACCGCCGGTGAGGTCAAGGGTCCTGGTCAACTTTGACAGGTCCTCGCTTGCGTGGAAGCCGACGTGGAAAcaagccccaccagtcagtgtctAGGGCTAGATCTGTCCCGGTACATTTAGTATTTGTTGTTTAATTTAAAAATcagtaaattgctgaaactttgtaaaaccatataaaatccatttcaactcagaaaattatgaataagatatcaaaatgctcacaaaaataaactctattcaaataaaatataaaacaaaaatgtgtgacaaaataaaaatccatttatttttaaccttattaattatgccatttcatttatttacaATACAATTTCaagtcaataattagtgaagtttcaaaattaaattttaactattcagtaactaagtaaaatgttaagattaattttatttatcatatttgcattaacttaattattagtggtaatccataaaccctaattaacaaattaccatttaccattttctttaaatagtaataactcaagaaaatattaaaagtcaatattattttggtagcccaacaattgtttacttaaacatatttgagtaacaagttaattattttaaaacctaataacaattattaaaccctgattcttaattaaaccaaaataggagctactctaattattaaatctt
It includes:
- the LOC127316808 gene encoding pentatricopeptide repeat-containing protein At2g03880, mitochondrial, which gives rise to MRSLLKRLSCLAGPCRRRGRRCLHSSPHPLLPTFSRLCDDGPLPAAIALLPDLAAAGVRADPISLCRLIKLCVRHGTASDGRLIHQHVSSAAINGSGGEPHASLFVSNSLVSMYAKFGLLDDALELFGTMPERNVVSWTTVISALASAGGRKQGALRFLVDMQRDGVAPNSYTYSSVLGACGTPGVLAAVHASILKVGLDSDVFVRSSLIDAYMKLRDLHSGRSVFDEMATRDLVVWNSIIAGFAQSGDGVGAVELFTRMKGSGFSANQGTLTSVLRACTGMVMLEVGMQVHAHVLKYDRDLILHNALLDMYCKCGSLQDADALFRRMPARDVISWSTMVSGLAQNGRSTEALKVFDLMRSEGPAPNRITMVGVLFACSHAGLVEDGWHYFRSMEKLFDIQPEREHFNCMVDLLGRAGKLDEAVKFISEMNFEPDLVIWRTLLGACRMHKNANLAAYAAREILKLEPEDQGARILLSNTYADLRQWSHAEKSWKAMRNHGAKKEPGRSWIELGKQVHVFIAGEFSHPCSAGIVQELNRLIRRATDLGYVPQTEFVMQDLESEQKEDLLKYHSEKLAVAFGTMNSMEGKPVRIMKNLRICGDCHSFVKLVSKSEDKVIIIRDPVRFHHFQDGVCSCGDYW